In Leptospira harrisiae, a genomic segment contains:
- the pgl gene encoding 6-phosphogluconolactonase, translating to MNTPRSLQKDFVAFQNTEVWLSESLNFFSKTIKAEFSFSPDDPLHIILSGGNTPLPFYRKLSELNLPWNKIHFWLADERCVLRSNPERSEVEIKRAIGDKILSLATFHSIPEGDPGSVAEQMEGELKKVTHFVFSILGIGADGHTASLFPGFDIGSDLTAPNMIAVYNSPKPPANRVSLSLHCINRSAHVLFLTKGQDKKKIIEAVLLGADLPATKVQGNKSSQIYFCME from the coding sequence TTGAACACCCCCAGATCATTACAAAAAGATTTTGTTGCTTTTCAAAATACGGAAGTTTGGTTATCGGAGTCACTAAATTTTTTTTCTAAAACTATAAAAGCGGAATTCAGTTTTTCACCTGATGATCCACTTCATATCATCTTGTCTGGAGGGAACACTCCACTGCCGTTTTATCGTAAACTTTCTGAATTAAACTTACCTTGGAATAAAATTCATTTTTGGCTAGCGGATGAACGTTGTGTTCTTAGGAGTAATCCAGAGCGGTCTGAAGTTGAAATCAAAAGGGCCATTGGGGATAAAATCTTAAGTCTCGCGACATTCCACTCAATTCCAGAAGGTGATCCTGGTTCTGTTGCAGAACAAATGGAAGGTGAATTGAAAAAAGTTACTCATTTTGTTTTTTCGATCTTAGGCATAGGTGCGGATGGACATACCGCAAGTTTATTTCCCGGGTTTGATATTGGAAGTGATTTAACCGCTCCCAATATGATTGCAGTATATAACTCTCCAAAACCTCCGGCAAACCGAGTTAGTTTGTCGTTACATTGTATCAATCGATCTGCTCATGTTTTGTTTTTAACAAAGGGTCAAGATAAAAAGAAAATTATTGAAGCTGTTTTGTTAGGTGCAGACCTTCCTGCAACAAAAGTGCAAGGTAATAAAAGTTCACAAATCTATTTTTGTATGGAATAA
- a CDS encoding SDR family oxidoreductase, with protein sequence MDRLFSLKDKVVIITGATGLLGSQHAEVVAEAGGIPVLLDLDQERCNQLAKDLNEKYSVEAIGYKVDITNENEIIKNIAEIKNKFKTIHALINNAANNPKVEDSSEKAFSRLENFPVSVWNSDLAVGLTGSFLCAKHYGFLISQNPEGGTILNISSDLGLIAPDQRLYRKTGLPDELQPVKPVTYSVVKAGLIGLTRYLATYWADKNVRCNAICPGGVENNQNVDFLKEVTSRIPLGRMAKKDEYKGLVLFLLSDSASYLNGSIVSADGGRSVW encoded by the coding sequence ATGGATCGATTATTTTCATTAAAAGATAAAGTTGTTATTATAACTGGTGCTACAGGTTTACTCGGTAGCCAACATGCTGAAGTTGTTGCTGAAGCCGGTGGTATTCCGGTTCTCTTAGATTTGGATCAAGAAAGATGCAACCAATTGGCTAAAGATCTAAATGAAAAATATTCAGTCGAGGCCATTGGTTATAAAGTAGATATTACAAACGAAAATGAAATAATCAAAAATATAGCCGAGATTAAAAATAAATTTAAGACTATTCATGCACTAATCAATAATGCTGCGAATAATCCAAAGGTAGAGGATTCTTCGGAAAAGGCATTCTCTCGATTGGAAAACTTTCCTGTATCCGTCTGGAACTCTGATTTGGCTGTCGGTCTTACTGGTTCTTTTCTCTGCGCAAAACATTACGGTTTTCTTATTTCGCAGAATCCGGAGGGTGGTACGATCTTAAATATATCATCCGATTTAGGGCTGATAGCTCCTGATCAAAGATTATATAGAAAGACAGGGCTGCCAGATGAATTACAACCCGTAAAACCTGTGACGTACTCGGTAGTGAAAGCTGGTTTGATTGGCCTTACTCGTTATCTTGCGACTTATTGGGCTGATAAAAATGTTCGTTGCAATGCAATCTGTCCGGGTGGAGTTGAGAACAACCAAAATGTCGATTTTTTAAAAGAAGTTACTTCGCGAATTCCATTGGGACGGATGGCGAAAAAAGATGAATATAAGGGGCTCGTATTGTTTTTGTTAAGTGACAGTGCAAGTTATTTGAACGGCTCCATAGTTTCTGCCGATGGCGGCAGAAGTGTTTGGTAA
- a CDS encoding SDR family NAD(P)-dependent oxidoreductase, producing the protein MNLNLKDKRVFVSGGTRGIGLAIVKGFLSEGAHVAFSSRNEDTIKQIAKELEKEFSDSTFLYFVSDATDPESTRDVFETIVSKWNGLDIVVSNVGDGRSTQEPLQSSEQFGNTLRINLTSAEIIAREFLKRNETGKGSLLFISSITGLEAFGAPTDYSVAKAAIIALSKNLARKLAPGIRVNCIAPGNVYSPGGSWDEKIQKDPERINKIIESTVPMKRFGSPEEIADMVLFLSSDRASFVTGSCIVVDGGQTVGFH; encoded by the coding sequence TTGAACTTAAATCTTAAGGATAAACGTGTTTTTGTTTCTGGTGGGACTAGGGGAATTGGCCTTGCTATTGTTAAAGGGTTTTTATCAGAGGGTGCTCATGTAGCATTTAGTTCCAGAAATGAGGATACAATAAAACAAATCGCAAAAGAATTAGAAAAAGAATTCTCTGACTCTACCTTTTTGTATTTTGTTTCAGATGCAACAGATCCTGAAAGTACAAGAGATGTTTTTGAGACAATCGTATCTAAATGGAATGGATTGGATATAGTGGTTTCCAATGTTGGTGACGGAAGGAGTACGCAAGAACCACTTCAATCTTCTGAACAATTTGGGAATACATTACGTATCAATTTAACATCAGCAGAGATCATTGCTAGAGAGTTTCTAAAAAGAAATGAAACAGGCAAAGGATCTCTGCTTTTTATATCTTCTATTACTGGTCTTGAGGCATTTGGTGCACCGACTGATTATTCAGTGGCTAAGGCTGCCATAATTGCACTTTCAAAGAATTTAGCACGAAAGTTAGCCCCAGGTATTCGAGTAAATTGTATTGCTCCGGGAAATGTTTATTCACCTGGAGGAAGTTGGGACGAAAAAATACAAAAGGATCCAGAACGGATCAATAAAATAATAGAATCAACTGTTCCGATGAAGCGGTTTGGATCTCCGGAAGAAATTGCAGATATGGTTTTGTTTTTATCTTCGGATAGGGCGTCATTTGTTACGGGATCTTGTATTGTAGTTGATGGCGGACAAACCGTTGGATTTCATTAA
- a CDS encoding class I SAM-dependent methyltransferase — protein MTDYLKVVYDEGSHPYTDYPSKLVSYLYQSFDLKPGMKILEPGCGRGEFLLNFKKLGLDCTGVDLSKEAKNYLATQQIPVQICNADQDKLPFKDNTFDVIYNKSFLEHLRNPDFFLKEARRVLKPGGIIICLVPDWESNYKIYFDDFTHRTPFTKISLLDIFKICDFSKINVYIFRQLPIVWKYPFLNYFCALISPFIPVRTQNKFLRWSRELMLVGSAYKDTN, from the coding sequence ATGACAGATTATTTAAAGGTTGTATATGATGAAGGTTCTCATCCATATACGGATTATCCGAGTAAACTAGTATCTTACCTTTACCAATCTTTTGACTTAAAGCCAGGAATGAAGATTCTTGAACCTGGATGTGGGCGTGGTGAGTTTTTGTTGAACTTCAAAAAATTGGGGTTAGATTGCACAGGTGTTGATCTTTCCAAAGAGGCAAAGAATTATTTGGCAACACAACAAATCCCAGTTCAAATATGTAACGCCGATCAAGATAAATTACCATTCAAAGATAACACTTTTGATGTAATTTATAACAAAAGTTTTTTGGAGCACCTTCGCAATCCGGATTTTTTTCTCAAAGAAGCAAGAAGGGTGTTAAAACCAGGTGGTATTATTATTTGTTTGGTACCTGATTGGGAATCAAACTATAAAATCTATTTTGACGATTTTACACATCGGACACCATTCACAAAAATTTCATTATTAGATATTTTTAAAATTTGCGATTTTTCGAAAATCAATGTCTATATTTTTCGACAACTTCCGATTGTTTGGAAATATCCATTTTTAAATTATTTTTGTGCATTGATCAGTCCCTTTATTCCGGTTAGAACTCAAAATAAATTTCTACGGTGGTCGCGGGAATTGATGTTAGTTGGGTCAGCTTATAAAGATACTAATTAG
- a CDS encoding VOC family protein, giving the protein MIKKIRHTGLVVRNLSKAMAFYEALGFVLWKREIEEGDFIDTVVGIQSVKLETAKMHAKDGAMIELLEYHSHPSQKDMVNSPSNTLGCSHIAFTVGDIEETCKLVLQLGGNVVNQPAISPSGKVKVAYCHDVDGILLELVEEIV; this is encoded by the coding sequence ATGATTAAAAAAATAAGACATACTGGATTAGTTGTACGCAACCTATCGAAAGCAATGGCATTTTACGAGGCATTGGGTTTTGTATTATGGAAACGCGAAATTGAAGAGGGCGACTTTATTGATACTGTTGTGGGTATTCAATCAGTTAAGTTGGAGACTGCGAAGATGCATGCAAAGGATGGGGCAATGATTGAGCTTCTTGAATATCATTCCCACCCATCCCAAAAAGATATGGTAAACTCTCCTTCCAATACTCTAGGTTGTTCCCACATTGCCTTTACCGTCGGCGATATAGAAGAAACTTGTAAATTAGTATTACAATTAGGTGGCAATGTTGTAAATCAACCTGCAATATCTCCGTCAGGAAAAGTAAAAGTAGCATATTGTCATGATGTTGATGGGATACTACTTGAATTGGTTGAGGAGATTGTATGA
- a CDS encoding aspartate aminotransferase family protein codes for MAGHGFSHIPQNVEKINSKYRVIQTQIPVPESVSLLERMYEAESRSMHGQMPIIWDKAEGFQVSDKWGNTWIDFSSTIFVTNAGHGNKRIVEALRKVLDKPLLHTYTYGNLERIEYLEYLIANTPKQFEKAFLLSAGTEATECALKLMRLHGQKKGKRKGGIICFEGNWHGRTLGAQMMGWNPTQKEWIGYLDPNIFHLPFPYPWREEAVKDPVLFFTKGLETLCKEKNIDPKTDISGFMLETFQGWGAVFYPKEFVQALVEFAHKNNILVAFDEMQAGFGRTGKLFGYMHYGVEPDILCCGKGAASSLPLSLVLGSTEVMDLPDIGSMSSTHSASPMICAAGKANLESLLEDGFIKNSEELGKKFHNELQKIKSKYSDYISSIQGVGLLAAVIFNDKNGKPLASLCDLISEYCLQRGLIVVHTGRESIKLAPPLCINEEAMLEGLNVFSGAIEDAIKKAV; via the coding sequence ATGGCAGGTCACGGATTTAGTCATATTCCACAAAACGTTGAAAAGATTAATTCAAAATATAGAGTTATTCAGACACAAATTCCTGTTCCGGAAAGTGTTTCTCTTTTAGAGAGAATGTATGAAGCAGAATCACGTTCTATGCATGGCCAAATGCCTATTATTTGGGACAAAGCAGAGGGATTCCAAGTTTCGGATAAATGGGGGAATACTTGGATCGATTTCAGTAGCACCATTTTTGTAACAAATGCCGGACATGGAAATAAACGAATTGTTGAGGCTTTAAGAAAAGTTCTCGATAAACCATTGTTACATACTTATACCTATGGAAATTTGGAGAGAATTGAATATTTAGAATACCTAATTGCAAATACCCCTAAACAATTTGAAAAGGCATTTTTACTATCTGCAGGTACCGAAGCAACTGAGTGCGCATTAAAACTCATGAGGCTTCACGGTCAAAAGAAAGGAAAAAGAAAAGGTGGAATTATCTGTTTTGAAGGAAATTGGCATGGAAGAACGTTAGGTGCCCAAATGATGGGTTGGAATCCTACCCAGAAGGAGTGGATAGGATATTTAGATCCAAATATTTTCCATCTACCTTTTCCTTATCCTTGGAGAGAGGAAGCAGTAAAAGATCCAGTTCTTTTCTTTACAAAGGGATTGGAAACACTCTGCAAAGAAAAAAACATCGACCCGAAAACAGATATATCTGGTTTTATGTTGGAAACCTTTCAAGGTTGGGGTGCTGTTTTTTATCCTAAGGAATTTGTGCAAGCTTTGGTTGAATTTGCTCATAAAAACAACATCCTTGTTGCTTTTGATGAAATGCAGGCAGGATTTGGAAGAACAGGAAAGTTATTTGGTTATATGCACTACGGTGTGGAACCGGATATACTATGTTGCGGTAAGGGTGCTGCATCAAGTTTACCATTGTCTCTAGTTCTTGGTTCTACTGAAGTAATGGATCTTCCTGATATTGGATCGATGAGTTCAACGCACTCCGCAAGTCCAATGATTTGCGCTGCGGGTAAAGCAAATTTAGAATCGCTTCTTGAGGATGGTTTTATTAAGAACTCTGAAGAGCTTGGTAAAAAATTTCATAACGAATTGCAGAAAATCAAATCCAAATACTCAGATTACATAAGCTCCATCCAAGGTGTTGGGTTATTGGCAGCAGTAATATTTAATGATAAAAATGGTAAACCTCTGGCATCTCTCTGTGACTTAATTTCAGAATATTGTCTGCAACGCGGACTTATTGTTGTCCATACAGGGAGAGAATCGATTAAATTAGCTCCACCACTTTGTATCAACGAAGAGGCAATGTTAGAAGGTCTTAATGTTTTTTCCGGAGCAATTGAGGACGCAATCAAGAAAGCGGTATGA
- a CDS encoding cytidylyltransferase domain-containing protein — protein sequence MNKAIAIIPARSGSKSIKDKNLAMLSGHPLIAYSIAAGVMSKAVSRTIVSTDSEEYAAIARRYGAEIPFLRPSEFSTDTSTDRDFMLHAMQWVKDHEQNVPEFWVHLRPTTPLRDPKHIDQAVEILELDKEATALRSAHLCSESPFKWFRKNNQGYLTALTSEETSLDRFNLPRQSYPDVYIPDGYVDVVKSSFILNTELFHGNRVIGYVSPACTEVDSPEELDILEFQIKKYGSPLLEYLNQMEKK from the coding sequence ATGAATAAAGCAATTGCAATTATCCCAGCTCGCAGTGGGTCAAAAAGTATAAAAGATAAAAATCTAGCAATGTTGAGCGGGCACCCATTGATAGCCTACAGCATTGCAGCTGGAGTAATGTCAAAAGCAGTAAGTCGCACAATAGTATCGACTGACTCTGAAGAGTATGCTGCAATCGCAAGAAGATATGGGGCCGAAATTCCCTTTCTCAGACCTTCTGAATTTTCGACTGATACATCCACTGATAGAGATTTTATGTTACACGCTATGCAGTGGGTGAAAGATCATGAACAAAATGTTCCTGAGTTTTGGGTTCACTTACGGCCAACAACGCCACTAAGAGATCCTAAACACATTGATCAAGCTGTTGAGATATTAGAATTAGATAAAGAGGCAACTGCATTAAGATCTGCCCACCTTTGTTCAGAATCCCCATTCAAGTGGTTTCGAAAAAACAATCAAGGTTATTTAACTGCTTTAACTTCAGAGGAGACATCTTTAGATCGTTTTAATTTACCGAGACAATCTTACCCAGATGTTTATATTCCTGATGGCTATGTTGATGTTGTAAAAAGTTCTTTTATATTAAATACGGAGTTGTTTCACGGAAATAGAGTTATCGGGTACGTCTCCCCAGCATGTACTGAGGTAGACTCGCCTGAAGAATTAGATATACTCGAGTTCCAAATAAAAAAGTATGGTTCGCCTTTATTAGAATATTTGAATCAAATGGAGAAAAAGTAA
- a CDS encoding sugar phosphate isomerase/epimerase family protein yields the protein MKNLLGVMQGRLLPKFKNRYQAHPLGYWQEEFPIAKSLGLDCIEFILDYNDYEKNPLLTDSGISEIQDTIQKTGVKVVSVCADYFMEAPFHSADSGIVETSKNVLSLLLKNGKKLGVKDIVVPCVDQSSLKSDSDKKVFFENLSPLVKEAEILGINLSLETDLEPKQFLDVIKIFNSKAVTVNYDIGNSASLGFNPIEEFEIYGLHITDIHIKDRKLNSGSVELGTGDAKFEKVLKKIRELNYSGPFIMQAYRDDEGLEIFKRQLDWVRRNFLIE from the coding sequence ATGAAGAATTTATTAGGTGTAATGCAAGGTAGATTACTTCCAAAATTTAAAAACAGATATCAGGCTCATCCCCTTGGTTATTGGCAAGAAGAGTTCCCAATCGCAAAGTCTTTGGGTTTAGATTGTATTGAGTTCATACTTGACTATAATGATTACGAAAAGAATCCTTTGTTAACTGATTCTGGTATCAGTGAAATCCAAGATACTATTCAAAAAACTGGAGTTAAAGTTGTATCTGTTTGTGCTGATTATTTTATGGAAGCACCGTTCCATTCAGCAGATTCGGGTATTGTTGAAACAAGCAAAAATGTTCTTTCTTTATTACTAAAGAATGGGAAGAAACTGGGAGTGAAAGACATTGTAGTTCCTTGTGTTGACCAATCCTCCTTAAAATCTGATTCCGACAAAAAAGTATTCTTTGAAAATTTGTCTCCACTCGTAAAAGAAGCAGAGATATTGGGTATAAATTTATCGTTAGAGACGGATTTGGAGCCTAAACAATTTTTAGATGTAATAAAGATTTTTAACTCAAAGGCTGTAACTGTAAATTATGATATTGGTAATAGCGCATCCTTAGGATTTAACCCAATTGAGGAATTTGAGATTTATGGACTTCATATAACGGACATTCATATTAAAGATAGAAAATTAAATTCAGGTTCAGTTGAGTTAGGTACTGGTGATGCCAAATTTGAGAAGGTCCTTAAAAAGATAAGAGAGTTAAATTATTCCGGACCTTTTATAATGCAAGCTTATCGCGATGATGAAGGACTTGAAATATTTAAACGTCAATTAGATTGGGTTCGTAGGAATTTTTTAATAGAATAA
- a CDS encoding class I SAM-dependent methyltransferase: MNINTCYLCNTNSFQNRPGKVRDNDQLIVKECLSCGLVFLSSFDHIHEAHYQESGMHGNSLPEIAEWLNETEKDDDRRFQFLKEKISNRSVLDFGCGVGGFLIKAKDVAKVADGVELETRLQSHFNNNQISVFTSLDEISKTAKKYDLITAFHVVEHLSDPVAIINELSKFLTNTGELIIEVPSSNDALLTLYENKAFSEFTYWSQHLFLFNAQTFSSLVKKTHLQLNWIKFIQRYPLSNHLYWLAKGKPGGHKIWNHLNSDILDQTYESVLAANGLTDTIIASVSRKKDI, from the coding sequence ATGAATATAAACACCTGTTATCTTTGTAATACAAATTCTTTTCAGAATCGGCCTGGTAAAGTTCGAGATAATGATCAGCTTATTGTAAAAGAATGTCTATCTTGTGGTTTGGTTTTTTTATCTTCTTTTGACCACATTCATGAGGCACATTATCAAGAATCGGGTATGCATGGAAATTCCTTACCTGAAATAGCTGAATGGTTAAATGAAACCGAAAAAGACGATGATCGCAGATTCCAATTTTTGAAAGAAAAAATATCCAATCGCAGTGTCCTCGACTTTGGCTGTGGTGTTGGCGGATTTTTAATTAAGGCAAAAGATGTCGCCAAAGTGGCAGATGGAGTGGAATTAGAAACTCGTTTGCAAAGCCATTTTAACAATAACCAAATTTCAGTTTTTACCAGTTTAGATGAAATTTCAAAAACTGCAAAAAAGTATGATTTAATTACTGCTTTTCATGTGGTAGAACATTTATCTGATCCAGTTGCTATTATCAATGAACTTTCGAAGTTCCTAACTAATACGGGTGAGCTAATTATCGAAGTTCCAAGTTCAAATGATGCTCTGTTAACACTCTATGAAAACAAGGCTTTCTCTGAGTTTACTTATTGGAGCCAACATTTGTTTTTGTTTAATGCCCAAACCTTTAGTTCCCTTGTTAAAAAAACTCACTTACAACTAAATTGGATTAAATTTATTCAACGTTATCCGCTATCCAATCATCTCTATTGGTTGGCTAAGGGAAAACCAGGTGGCCATAAAATTTGGAACCATTTGAATTCTGATATTTTGGATCAAACTTACGAATCAGTGTTAGCAGCAAATGGACTTACCGATACCATCATTGCTTCTGTCTCGAGGAAGAAGGACATATAG
- a CDS encoding D-sedoheptulose-7-phosphate isomerase — MSLEKIQAVIQSSIDVKKNIIKSESILKQIDTLANLCLQSLKSEGKIIFAGNGGSFADSQHLAAEFISRLQFDRAPLASVALGTNSSSTTAIGNDYGYDQIFVRELKAIARAGDVYIPISTSGNSQNILATIETAKSLKLHVVGLTGESGGKLKDLVECICVPSGRTERIQESHIMIGHIICGLVEDNYFLK; from the coding sequence ATGTCACTTGAGAAAATCCAAGCTGTGATTCAATCATCGATTGACGTTAAAAAAAATATAATTAAATCGGAATCCATCTTAAAGCAAATTGATACTTTAGCTAACTTGTGTTTACAATCACTAAAATCAGAAGGAAAAATAATTTTTGCAGGTAATGGGGGAAGTTTTGCTGACTCACAACATTTGGCTGCTGAGTTTATTTCAAGACTACAGTTTGATAGAGCCCCACTTGCATCCGTTGCTCTCGGTACCAATAGTTCTTCAACAACTGCTATTGGGAATGATTATGGGTATGACCAAATTTTTGTTAGAGAATTAAAAGCGATTGCTCGTGCAGGTGATGTTTATATTCCAATTTCGACAAGTGGTAATAGTCAGAATATTCTAGCAACCATTGAAACTGCCAAGTCCTTAAAGCTCCATGTTGTTGGTTTAACAGGAGAATCCGGGGGTAAGTTAAAAGATTTAGTTGAATGTATTTGTGTTCCTTCCGGTCGGACTGAGCGAATTCAGGAATCTCATATTATGATTGGGCATATTATTTGTGGTCTAGTTGAGGATAATTATTTCTTAAAATGA
- a CDS encoding N-acetylneuraminate synthase family protein, translated as MIKIGNFEIGFGRTFVIAEIGNNHNGDLNKAFELVDLAVSVGADCAKFQMRHLEEVYRSKSLNKSGEDLGTEYILDLLEKFELDKEFHRKLNEYSKEKGILYLCTPWDNKSVDVLESFPVPAYKVASADLTNLTLLDRLIETKKPLILSTGMSKTEEILFTRDYLNKAKVEFVFLHCNSTYPAPLHDINLKWMTQLKEFHSYTGYSGHERGINVTLASVALGAMVVERHLTLDRNMEGPDHAASLEANEFSKLVQGIREIEQAIGSTQYERKLSQGEMINRENLSKSCVAAQTIPKGTVITREMIKVLSPGQGLSPQKMYDLIGKKIQRDLIEEDYFFPSDLTEKRIEPKQYQFTHPWGVPVRYHDFQEYYNRVKPDLFEFHLSYSDMELDPGKYLTGTYDCDFVVHAPELFEGSHLMDLATPDDEYRKISLKETQRVIDITRSLKKFFPKTKRPYIVANIGGISMDGNLPKDVLPAYYKRFGESLQLLNMEGVELIPQTMAPFPWHFGGQRYQNIFVHISEIEEWCKKLNLRMCYDVSHTMLTCNHFGYDFYDFSTRIAPFTAHIHMGDAKGLNGEGLQVGEGEIDFKRLGKIFAELAPNAWFIPEIWQGHKNGGEGFWIALEKLEGIL; from the coding sequence ATGATAAAAATTGGAAATTTTGAAATTGGATTTGGTCGAACCTTCGTTATTGCTGAAATAGGAAATAACCACAATGGTGATTTAAACAAAGCATTTGAACTGGTTGATCTTGCTGTGTCGGTTGGAGCCGATTGTGCGAAATTCCAAATGCGCCATCTGGAAGAAGTATATAGAAGCAAAAGTTTGAATAAATCAGGAGAAGATTTGGGAACTGAGTATATCTTAGACCTTCTTGAAAAATTTGAATTAGATAAAGAATTTCATCGCAAACTCAATGAATATTCCAAAGAAAAAGGAATTTTGTATTTGTGTACTCCTTGGGACAACAAAAGCGTCGATGTCCTTGAATCCTTTCCTGTACCTGCTTACAAAGTAGCTTCTGCTGATTTAACAAATCTAACCCTTTTGGACAGATTGATAGAAACTAAAAAACCTCTAATCCTTTCAACAGGAATGAGTAAAACAGAAGAAATTCTTTTTACACGTGATTATTTAAATAAGGCAAAGGTAGAGTTTGTTTTTTTACATTGTAATAGTACATATCCAGCTCCACTTCATGATATTAATCTAAAGTGGATGACACAATTAAAGGAATTCCATAGTTACACTGGTTATTCTGGGCATGAAAGGGGAATAAATGTTACCTTGGCTTCGGTAGCTCTTGGAGCAATGGTAGTTGAACGTCACTTAACACTTGATAGGAATATGGAAGGACCAGACCACGCAGCAAGTTTGGAAGCTAATGAATTCAGTAAATTGGTGCAAGGAATTCGCGAAATTGAGCAGGCTATAGGATCAACTCAATACGAGCGTAAACTTAGCCAGGGTGAAATGATCAATCGAGAAAATCTTTCAAAAAGTTGTGTGGCTGCTCAAACAATTCCTAAAGGAACTGTCATCACTCGAGAGATGATAAAAGTATTAAGCCCAGGCCAAGGTCTTTCTCCGCAAAAAATGTATGATTTAATTGGTAAAAAAATTCAACGTGATTTGATAGAAGAAGATTATTTTTTCCCTTCAGATTTAACGGAAAAAAGGATTGAACCTAAACAGTATCAATTCACTCACCCTTGGGGTGTTCCAGTTCGTTACCATGATTTTCAAGAATATTACAATAGAGTAAAACCAGATTTATTTGAATTTCACTTATCTTATTCCGATATGGAATTGGATCCTGGCAAATATCTTACTGGAACCTATGATTGTGATTTTGTTGTTCATGCTCCAGAATTGTTTGAAGGCAGCCATTTAATGGATTTAGCTACTCCAGACGATGAGTATCGCAAAATTTCATTAAAGGAAACTCAGAGAGTCATTGATATCACTCGCTCCTTGAAGAAATTTTTCCCAAAAACAAAACGACCGTACATCGTTGCTAATATTGGTGGAATTTCTATGGATGGAAATCTTCCAAAAGATGTTTTACCTGCGTATTACAAACGTTTTGGTGAAAGTCTTCAATTGTTAAATATGGAAGGCGTAGAATTGATTCCACAAACGATGGCACCTTTTCCTTGGCATTTTGGTGGTCAAAGATATCAGAATATTTTTGTACATATTTCGGAAATTGAGGAATGGTGTAAAAAGTTAAATTTACGTATGTGTTATGATGTTTCTCACACAATGCTAACCTGTAATCATTTCGGTTACGACTTTTATGATTTTTCAACTAGGATCGCACCGTTTACTGCTCATATTCATATGGGTGATGCGAAAGGTCTCAATGGAGAAGGTTTACAAGTTGGAGAGGGAGAAATTGATTTTAAAAGGTTGGGAAAAATTTTTGCTGAATTAGCACCTAATGCTTGGTTCATTCCTGAAATTTGGCAAGGCCATAAAAATGGTGGTGAAGGCTTTTGGATCGCACTTGAAAAATTGGAAGGGATTCTTTAA